A region from the Methanofollis liminatans DSM 4140 genome encodes:
- a CDS encoding flavodoxin family protein, producing MNQVIYDSRGGNTRKVAEAIAEELDVAAEDVGAASLGPADGVVFLGSGCYGGKPGERMAKFIEANDFLGRRVALFGTSAGGAGSEVKAMEAAVKEKGAEVPGKYFCKGQMAVIFSRGHPNPADIDAARKFAREMAGL from the coding sequence ATGAACCAGGTAATCTACGACTCAAGAGGCGGCAACACCAGGAAAGTGGCTGAGGCGATCGCCGAGGAACTGGACGTCGCGGCGGAAGATGTCGGGGCTGCCTCCCTCGGACCGGCCGACGGCGTCGTCTTCCTCGGCTCCGGCTGCTACGGCGGCAAGCCCGGGGAGCGCATGGCGAAGTTCATCGAGGCCAACGACTTTCTGGGCAGGCGGGTCGCCCTCTTCGGCACGTCAGCCGGAGGCGCGGGCAGCGAAGTGAAGGCCATGGAGGCGGCCGTGAAAGAAAAGGGTGCCGAAGTACCGGGAAAGTACTTCTGCAAAGGCCAGATGGCCGTGATCTTCAGCCGCGGCCACCCGAATCCTGCCGACATCGATGCCGCCAGGAAATTCGCCAGGGAGATGGCCGGTCTGTAG
- a CDS encoding PAS domain-containing protein: protein MTLTDRLAVSFTSSRNRVAAIAVLAALTLGGNLIGLLLGAPEGLLPLPALPLSIPIILASYWYPRRGLLFSACLAAVYAVTVFIISPPDPLFAFTILPRAVFLVLIGGVVALLASRLRTSERQMNEIIEFLPDATFAIDREGKVIAWNRAMEEMTDVSKEAMLGRGDHEYAVPFYGERRPLLADRVLAGEGPLVAEVTSTHIGGGKGAHLRATATALPGERGTVAGAIESIRDVSDQVMMEAALQNTGRKLNTLTGILRIDLSNRLAVLYGHLTVGAMKFDDPAVLTFIDDLKDAANGIRRQIEISRAFREIGTLPPAWMPVQETVMRAAAGLAFDSVSLEAWTARLEVFADPHLGTVFSHLFENALDPATGALRVVVTYHIRPDGCAIVVEDDGVGIPEAEKAGLFLQRPEGYGHGLILAHEILAITGIAIRETGTPGRGARFELLVPSGGYRVV, encoded by the coding sequence ATGACCCTCACCGACCGTCTTGCCGTCTCCTTCACCTCCTCGAGAAACCGCGTCGCGGCCATTGCCGTTCTTGCGGCGCTGACCCTCGGCGGGAACCTGATCGGCCTCCTCCTCGGCGCCCCTGAGGGCCTCCTCCCCCTTCCGGCCCTCCCGCTCAGCATCCCGATCATCCTGGCGAGTTACTGGTATCCCAGGCGCGGCCTCCTCTTCTCCGCCTGTCTTGCGGCTGTTTACGCCGTCACGGTCTTCATCATCTCCCCGCCCGATCCCCTCTTCGCATTTACCATCCTGCCGCGTGCGGTCTTCCTGGTGCTGATCGGCGGGGTGGTCGCACTTCTGGCATCGAGGCTGCGGACGTCAGAGCGGCAGATGAATGAGATCATCGAGTTTCTGCCCGACGCCACATTCGCCATCGACCGGGAGGGGAAGGTGATCGCCTGGAACCGCGCGATGGAGGAGATGACCGACGTCTCGAAGGAGGCGATGCTTGGCCGGGGCGACCACGAGTATGCGGTCCCCTTCTACGGTGAGCGGCGGCCGCTCCTCGCGGATCGCGTCCTTGCCGGCGAGGGCCCCCTCGTTGCGGAGGTCACCTCCACCCATATCGGGGGTGGGAAGGGGGCGCATCTCAGGGCCACGGCGACCGCCCTTCCCGGCGAGAGGGGGACGGTCGCGGGGGCTATCGAGTCCATCAGGGACGTGAGCGACCAGGTGATGATGGAGGCGGCGCTGCAGAACACCGGCCGTAAGCTCAACACCCTCACCGGGATTCTGCGGATCGACCTGTCGAACCGGCTTGCGGTCCTCTATGGCCACCTCACGGTGGGGGCGATGAAGTTCGACGATCCCGCAGTTCTCACTTTTATCGACGACCTGAAGGACGCCGCGAACGGTATCCGGCGGCAGATCGAGATCTCACGGGCGTTCAGGGAGATCGGGACGCTGCCGCCGGCATGGATGCCGGTGCAGGAGACGGTGATGCGGGCGGCCGCCGGCCTCGCCTTCGATTCCGTCTCCCTTGAGGCGTGGACCGCACGGCTGGAGGTGTTTGCCGATCCGCACCTCGGGACGGTCTTCTCCCATCTCTTTGAGAACGCCCTGGACCCGGCGACCGGGGCACTGCGGGTCGTGGTCACCTACCACATCCGCCCCGACGGGTGCGCGATCGTCGTCGAGGACGACGGGGTCGGGATCCCGGAGGCGGAGAAGGCTGGGCTCTTCCTCCAGAGGCCGGAGGGATACGGGCACGGGCTGATCCTTGCCCACGAGATCCTTGCCATCACCGGGATCGCGATCCGCGAGACCGGGACGCCGGGCAGGGGGGCGCGTTTTGAACTCCTGGTGCCTTCAGGGGGTTACCGCGTTGTCTGA
- a CDS encoding cupin domain-containing protein encodes MTVEQSLARAAPPAAPFYVSGDRPASKYRFYTFPPGWIGELHPAPARQFLALMSGAVEMETTDGAVRRFAPGDLVLLEDTSGRGHVTRNIGEGYATYLVVPAPAA; translated from the coding sequence GTGACGGTCGAACAGAGCCTCGCACGTGCAGCGCCGCCGGCGGCCCCGTTCTACGTCTCCGGGGACCGACCCGCGTCGAAATACCGCTTCTATACCTTTCCGCCCGGCTGGATCGGCGAACTGCACCCGGCCCCGGCCCGGCAGTTTCTCGCCCTGATGTCGGGTGCGGTAGAGATGGAGACGACAGACGGGGCGGTCAGGCGGTTCGCGCCCGGCGACCTCGTCCTCCTGGAAGACACATCGGGCAGGGGTCACGTGACCAGGAACATCGGCGAGGGCTACGCCACCTACCTGGTGGTCCCTGCCCCTGCTGCCTGA
- a CDS encoding hybrid sensor histidine kinase/response regulator: MTGSDDAFRARLLDTFREEAGEYLESITGGLIELEKSGLEPATVEAVYRRIHSLKGAARAVNLREIESVCQTLESVFSLVKRGDYAPGLDEFDLFHRTLAVVKALLQGERPPVPSGEIIGALRALPGSGKPSGAQKTAPPTRENGASLAAADRAGGEAGGTVRIAAQKLDRLTTGADGLLTARLSLAQRVRELEEMTARFTFWHWNHSQGFNDLNLIRRRAFGEEKAGIPPDLVLPLQRVFEFLEYNREFVISLQHDLAAHAREMEIDRAALEAGAAEISDLVHDAALLPASSVLAPFSAFVREFSRTSGKSVELVVEGGEIEVDRRILDALREPILHLIRNSIDHGIEDPANRAAQGKPAGGTVWIRVFPRSGSRVGIEVADDGAGIDSRAIRRTAVDTGVITPGEDAALTDSEAVWLIFRSGLTTSRVVTDLSGRGLGLAIVEDSVSRLGGKVTVSSAPGKGTAITLSVPVRMTTLRGLLVRAERQVYVLPMQQVKQVLRVRPDSLSLSRGRSTVQLLGEAIEVIRLTDALGIPRSGPQSGEVRPMPIVIIAYGAGQIACMVDEVIRVQEIAVRPLGAQLRSVRRIEGAVILGDGRVALVLDPLELIQDAMQAERSAPLPAPAGEAALRVLVVEDSVTSRVLLQEVLEGAGYRVETAVDGIDALGRLKEYEFDMVISDVDMPRMNGFTLTEKIRAGDQNRIPVVLVTSLDSPEDRAQGMAVGADAYIVKSSFNTGDFLRTIRRLVRR; the protein is encoded by the coding sequence ATGACCGGATCAGACGATGCATTCCGCGCCCGCCTCCTCGATACCTTTCGCGAGGAGGCGGGGGAGTACCTTGAATCGATCACCGGGGGGCTGATCGAACTCGAGAAGTCCGGGCTTGAGCCCGCGACGGTCGAAGCAGTCTACCGCAGGATCCACAGCCTGAAGGGAGCGGCGCGTGCGGTGAACCTCAGGGAGATCGAGTCGGTCTGCCAGACCCTCGAATCCGTCTTTTCCCTGGTGAAGCGGGGCGATTACGCCCCGGGCCTCGACGAATTCGACCTTTTCCACCGGACGCTTGCGGTGGTGAAGGCGCTTCTCCAGGGGGAGAGGCCGCCGGTCCCCTCCGGCGAGATCATCGGGGCGCTTCGGGCCCTTCCGGGCAGCGGAAAGCCGTCAGGTGCTCAAAAAACCGCCCCGCCTACCAGGGAGAACGGGGCTTCTCTCGCGGCGGCGGACCGCGCCGGCGGCGAGGCAGGCGGTACGGTCAGGATCGCCGCCCAGAAGCTCGATCGGCTGACCACCGGGGCGGACGGTCTGCTCACGGCCAGGCTCTCCCTTGCGCAGCGGGTGCGCGAACTCGAGGAGATGACGGCCCGCTTCACCTTCTGGCACTGGAACCACTCCCAGGGCTTTAACGACCTGAACCTGATCCGCAGGCGGGCGTTCGGGGAGGAGAAAGCGGGGATCCCCCCGGACCTGGTCCTGCCGCTCCAGCGGGTCTTCGAGTTCCTGGAGTACAACCGGGAGTTCGTCATCTCCCTGCAGCACGACCTTGCCGCTCACGCCCGTGAGATGGAGATCGACCGGGCGGCCCTCGAGGCCGGAGCCGCCGAGATCTCAGACCTGGTCCACGACGCCGCACTGCTCCCGGCCTCGAGCGTGCTTGCGCCTTTCTCGGCGTTCGTGCGGGAGTTTTCCCGCACCTCGGGGAAATCGGTCGAGCTGGTGGTCGAGGGAGGGGAGATCGAGGTGGACCGGCGGATCCTGGACGCCCTGCGCGAACCGATCCTGCACCTGATCCGCAACAGCATCGATCACGGGATCGAGGACCCGGCGAACCGGGCTGCACAGGGAAAACCAGCCGGCGGGACGGTGTGGATCCGTGTCTTTCCCCGCTCGGGCAGCAGGGTCGGGATCGAGGTTGCCGACGACGGTGCCGGCATCGACAGCAGGGCGATCCGGCGGACTGCCGTCGATACCGGGGTGATCACGCCCGGCGAGGATGCAGCCCTCACGGACAGCGAGGCGGTCTGGCTTATCTTCAGGTCAGGGCTGACGACAAGCCGCGTCGTCACCGACCTCTCCGGGCGGGGGCTCGGGCTTGCGATCGTGGAAGACAGCGTCTCCCGTCTCGGCGGGAAGGTGACGGTCTCCTCGGCGCCGGGGAAAGGGACGGCGATCACCCTCTCTGTCCCGGTGAGGATGACCACGCTCAGGGGGCTGCTGGTCCGTGCAGAGCGGCAGGTCTACGTCCTTCCCATGCAGCAGGTGAAACAGGTCCTCAGGGTGCGCCCGGACTCTCTGTCCCTATCCCGGGGCCGGTCGACGGTCCAGCTCCTGGGAGAGGCGATCGAGGTGATCAGGCTCACCGACGCCCTGGGGATCCCCCGCTCCGGCCCTCAGTCCGGCGAGGTGCGCCCGATGCCCATCGTCATCATCGCCTACGGGGCAGGGCAGATCGCCTGCATGGTCGACGAGGTGATCAGGGTGCAGGAGATCGCCGTCCGGCCGCTCGGGGCCCAGCTCCGCTCGGTCAGGCGGATCGAGGGGGCGGTGATCCTGGGCGACGGCAGGGTGGCCCTTGTCCTCGATCCCCTGGAGTTGATCCAGGACGCCATGCAGGCGGAGCGGTCCGCCCCCCTGCCGGCACCCGCCGGGGAGGCCGCCCTGAGGGTTCTGGTCGTGGAGGACTCGGTTACCTCGCGGGTCCTGCTGCAGGAGGTCCTTGAGGGGGCCGGATATCGGGTGGAGACTGCCGTGGACGGCATCGACGCACTCGGAAGGCTTAAGGAATATGAGTTTGATATGGTCATTTCAGACGTGGATATGCCCCGGATGAACGGTTTTACGCTCACCGAGAAGATCCGCGCCGGCGATCAGAACCGCATCCCGGTGGTGCTGGTCACCTCGCTCGACTCGCCCGAGGACCGGGCGCAGGGGATGGCGGTCGGGGCAGATGCCTATATCGTTAAGAGCAGTTTTAACACCGGGGATTTCCTGAGGACGATCCGCCGCCTGGTGCGCCGCTGA
- a CDS encoding GNAT family N-acetyltransferase, whose translation MSEAAVVRELLSAEFPAANQVWLDYHGTIGEPEQDRVFAVFVGKRIVSLGRCRRHPDGSMEVDGVFTPEECRGKGYARMVMAALVVACHNDDLYMYAVESLEGFYARFGFVPIPEGDLPRPVRERYTWAAGNMEGAEVRPMMRKAGL comes from the coding sequence TTGTCTGAGGCGGCAGTGGTCAGGGAACTGCTGAGTGCGGAGTTCCCGGCGGCGAATCAGGTCTGGCTTGATTATCATGGGACGATCGGAGAGCCTGAACAGGACCGGGTCTTTGCGGTCTTTGTCGGGAAGAGGATCGTCTCCCTGGGGCGGTGCCGCCGGCACCCCGACGGGAGCATGGAGGTCGACGGCGTCTTCACCCCGGAGGAGTGCCGCGGCAAGGGGTATGCCCGGATGGTGATGGCCGCCCTTGTCGTGGCCTGCCACAACGACGACCTCTACATGTACGCCGTGGAGAGCCTCGAAGGCTTTTACGCCCGGTTCGGGTTCGTCCCGATCCCCGAGGGCGATCTCCCCCGGCCGGTCAGGGAGCGCTATACCTGGGCGGCCGGGAATATGGAGGGAGCCGAGGTCAGGCCGATGATGCGGAAGGCCGGGCTGTGA
- a CDS encoding class I SAM-dependent methyltransferase, which yields MPQDVFEEYAKDYDRWFDEHRDVYLSELARIRTVLPPLDNRSIEVGVGSGRFAAPLGITLGIEPSRALGLMARDRGIEIIRGRAEDLPIKERSCSSVLLVTVLCFLDNPALALREIHRILIPDGFIIVAFIIRGGRIHQKYILDGMKGKFLSRARFYSPEEVVALLKETWFRVVRIDSRAGFCIIAAQK from the coding sequence ATGCCACAGGACGTCTTTGAAGAATATGCGAAAGACTACGACCGCTGGTTTGATGAACACCGCGATGTTTATCTCAGCGAACTGGCTCGAATTCGCACGGTCCTGCCCCCCCTGGATAATCGTTCTATCGAGGTGGGGGTCGGGTCCGGTAGATTTGCAGCTCCTCTTGGCATCACTCTCGGCATTGAACCCTCACGCGCCCTCGGGCTGATGGCGCGAGATCGCGGGATTGAGATCATCCGTGGCAGGGCAGAAGACCTCCCAATAAAGGAGAGGTCCTGTTCCTCCGTACTCCTGGTAACAGTCCTGTGTTTTCTTGACAATCCGGCCCTTGCATTGCGGGAGATTCACCGTATCCTCATTCCCGATGGGTTCATCATCGTCGCATTTATCATCCGTGGAGGGCGTATCCACCAGAAATATATTCTGGATGGGATGAAAGGAAAATTTCTCTCCAGGGCAAGGTTCTATTCCCCGGAAGAAGTCGTGGCACTCCTCAAGGAGACCTGGTTTCGGGTTGTTCGGATCGACTCTCGGGCCGGGTTCTGTATTATTGCTGCACAGAAGTGA
- a CDS encoding aminotransferase class V-fold PLP-dependent enzyme → MVQSMPIVYMNNAATSWPKPPEVLAAVAESLSLPVFGSGRTTGTQGEDYVTQARERLSAFLEADPSDNIVFTHNATDSLNILIQGFLAGKQNTCHVLTTALDHNSVLRPLHEYKHQGRIRLSIIPFEGGVVRPDAVEAAIEPDTRLMVMTHGSNVLGSVQDIRRIGKILQDHGIYFIVDGAQTAGHIPIALRDLPVDAFVFTGHKGLLGIPGTGGFYVRDPEAISPVRFGGTGTDSFSLLHPRGMPERFEIGTHNYPGLAALAAGVKFVAQRGVEAIAEKAGRQTSYLIRELKKEPNITVFNDRPDLPIVAFNIRNVQNDDVGFMLARAYGIIARTGLHCAPLLHRAIDGGEGCVRLSLSWCTTDEECQITANAIREIARNADYSVHST, encoded by the coding sequence ATGGTACAGAGCATGCCGATCGTTTATATGAACAATGCCGCAACGAGCTGGCCGAAACCTCCCGAAGTGCTCGCAGCTGTTGCAGAATCCCTTTCTTTACCTGTATTCGGGTCCGGGAGAACCACCGGGACACAAGGGGAAGATTACGTTACGCAAGCACGGGAACGACTCTCTGCCTTCCTTGAGGCAGATCCGTCGGATAATATCGTCTTCACGCATAATGCAACAGATTCGCTGAATATCCTCATCCAGGGATTTCTGGCCGGAAAACAGAATACCTGTCATGTCCTCACGACCGCCCTGGACCATAACTCCGTCCTCCGGCCCCTTCATGAGTATAAACACCAGGGTCGTATCCGATTGAGTATCATTCCCTTTGAAGGGGGTGTTGTCCGCCCGGACGCGGTTGAAGCAGCCATCGAGCCCGATACACGCTTGATGGTCATGACGCATGGGAGCAACGTGCTGGGCTCGGTACAGGACATCCGGCGTATCGGAAAGATCCTGCAGGATCATGGAATCTACTTCATCGTGGATGGGGCACAGACCGCCGGCCATATCCCGATCGCTCTCCGCGATCTCCCGGTGGATGCCTTTGTCTTCACCGGCCACAAAGGTCTGCTCGGGATACCCGGCACCGGCGGATTTTACGTGAGAGATCCAGAGGCGATCAGTCCGGTCCGGTTCGGCGGGACCGGAACAGATTCCTTCTCGCTCCTCCACCCCCGCGGTATGCCGGAGCGGTTCGAGATCGGAACCCACAACTATCCGGGCCTTGCAGCGCTGGCCGCGGGAGTGAAGTTCGTCGCCCAGAGGGGTGTCGAGGCCATCGCGGAAAAAGCCGGGAGGCAGACCTCCTATCTTATCCGGGAGCTGAAGAAAGAACCGAATATCACCGTCTTCAATGACCGGCCTGATCTGCCGATTGTCGCCTTCAATATCCGGAACGTGCAGAACGACGACGTGGGTTTCATGCTGGCCCGTGCCTACGGGATCATTGCCCGGACAGGTCTTCACTGTGCACCTCTCCTGCACAGGGCTATTGATGGTGGGGAAGGCTGTGTCCGGCTCAGTCTCTCCTGGTGCACGACGGACGAAGAGTGTCAGATCACGGCAAACGCCATTCGGGAGATTGCAAGAAATGCGGATTATTCGGTCCATTCGACATAA
- a CDS encoding hybrid sensor histidine kinase/response regulator: MEEMQTRPAISVLVVEDSRTQAEFLRYMLEQEGYDVTLAADGEAALRRIGAGRPDIVLSDILMPGMDGYDLCRRIKQEHPAIPVILVTTLFDPADVMRGLEAGADSFIVKPVEPGHVRSQVEAVLKAAEVPDPDGVPAPLEVSFADSAYTIMAGRRQILNTLLSTYTVAVAKNAELLEAQDQLRTVNEQLQEAIGDLSRSNESLEAENQERRRVEKALADANRKLQLMTSITRHDLLNQLAALWEYLNLALSVREQEPANAWRHVESAEGMATRISNTIRFTAEYQSVGAASPVWQDLWTLVERSKKYVSPGAVTIENTVPAGVEVYADPLVEKVFSNLIENALRYGEKITTITFSLREEGDGHTILCTDDGAGVPPGEKEKIFTYAYGMNTGLGLFLAREILAITGITIRETGEVGKGARFEIRCPAGVVRAGPETG; the protein is encoded by the coding sequence ATGGAAGAGATGCAGACGAGACCGGCGATCAGCGTTCTGGTCGTAGAGGACAGCAGGACACAGGCCGAGTTCCTCAGGTATATGCTTGAGCAGGAAGGGTATGACGTCACCCTGGCGGCGGACGGCGAGGCGGCGCTCAGACGGATCGGGGCGGGCCGCCCGGATATCGTCCTGAGCGATATCCTGATGCCCGGGATGGACGGCTACGACCTCTGCCGGCGGATCAAGCAGGAGCACCCGGCGATCCCGGTGATCCTGGTCACCACCCTCTTCGACCCTGCCGACGTGATGCGGGGGCTCGAGGCCGGGGCAGACAGTTTCATCGTCAAGCCCGTCGAGCCCGGGCATGTCCGTTCCCAGGTCGAGGCCGTGCTCAAGGCGGCGGAGGTGCCTGACCCGGACGGCGTTCCCGCACCGCTGGAGGTCTCCTTCGCCGACAGCGCCTATACGATCATGGCGGGCCGGCGCCAGATTCTGAACACGCTTCTCTCGACCTATACCGTGGCGGTGGCAAAAAACGCCGAACTCCTGGAGGCGCAGGATCAGCTGCGCACCGTAAACGAGCAGCTCCAGGAGGCGATCGGGGATCTCTCGCGCAGCAACGAGAGCCTTGAGGCGGAGAACCAGGAACGCCGGCGCGTGGAGAAGGCGCTCGCGGACGCGAACCGGAAACTCCAGCTCATGACGAGCATCACCCGCCACGACCTCCTCAACCAGCTTGCGGCGCTCTGGGAGTACCTGAACCTCGCCCTGAGCGTGCGCGAGCAGGAGCCCGCGAATGCGTGGCGCCATGTGGAGAGCGCCGAAGGGATGGCCACCCGGATCAGCAATACCATCCGGTTTACCGCCGAATACCAGAGCGTTGGGGCCGCTTCTCCGGTCTGGCAGGATCTCTGGACCCTTGTAGAGCGGTCGAAGAAGTACGTCTCGCCGGGTGCGGTGACCATCGAAAACACCGTTCCGGCGGGGGTGGAGGTCTACGCCGACCCCCTTGTTGAGAAGGTCTTCTCGAACCTCATCGAGAACGCCCTGCGTTACGGGGAGAAGATCACCACGATCACCTTCAGCCTCAGGGAAGAGGGAGACGGCCACACGATCCTCTGCACAGACGACGGGGCAGGGGTTCCGCCCGGCGAGAAGGAGAAGATCTTCACCTATGCCTACGGCATGAACACCGGCCTCGGCCTCTTCCTGGCGCGGGAGATCCTGGCGATCACCGGGATTACCATCAGGGAGACCGGGGAGGTGGGGAAGGGGGCACGCTTTGAGATCCGCTGCCCGGCAGGGGTGGTCCGTGCCGGCCCGGAGACGGGCTGA
- a CDS encoding cupin domain-containing protein yields the protein MDPAIIRREEAVDLEKHGVRMRIYTGSAEGAPAGVVYQETESGHAEEFCHEKSAFVYYIIEGEGVFVIGGVEHSVRGGDVVVVPPGNSIYFRGRLRQVLVTVPPWEECFERHIRDVAV from the coding sequence ATGGATCCGGCGATCATCAGGCGCGAGGAGGCGGTCGATCTTGAGAAACACGGCGTGAGAATGCGCATCTACACCGGGTCGGCGGAGGGCGCCCCGGCCGGGGTGGTGTACCAGGAGACGGAGTCGGGCCATGCCGAGGAGTTCTGTCACGAAAAAAGTGCGTTTGTCTACTACATCATCGAGGGGGAGGGAGTGTTCGTCATCGGCGGCGTCGAGCATTCCGTGAGGGGAGGGGACGTCGTCGTCGTGCCGCCGGGCAACAGCATCTATTTCCGGGGGCGGCTGCGGCAGGTGCTCGTCACGGTCCCCCCGTGGGAGGAGTGCTTCGAGCGGCATATCAGGGATGTCGCGGTGTGA
- a CDS encoding J domain-containing protein produces the protein MMAEITAKALREAADLLGIHDQASLNEIRTHYHKQIKQWHPDVSKNEPAASHEMTIRLHAAYTLLADYCMNHTFSFRIEDLAKDLERNPIDYWMERFGDDPIWG, from the coding sequence ATGATGGCGGAGATTACGGCGAAGGCATTAAGGGAAGCAGCAGATCTTCTCGGGATCCATGACCAGGCCAGCCTGAATGAGATCCGCACCCACTACCATAAACAGATAAAACAATGGCACCCGGATGTCTCGAAAAACGAACCCGCCGCATCTCATGAAATGACCATTCGCCTGCATGCAGCGTACACGCTCCTCGCTGATTATTGTATGAACCATACCTTCTCATTTCGCATTGAGGACCTCGCAAAGGACCTGGAAAGAAACCCCATCGATTACTGGATGGAACGGTTCGGCGATGATCCGATCTGGGGCTGA
- a CDS encoding transglutaminase-like domain-containing protein has product MSNLTIFLEEHPYVDYSSPLIIAKAGELFSGTDDSLEKARIAYEFVRDDIPHSFDIGSDVITSKASDVLARKTGICHSKANLLAALLRRVGIPAGFCYQHLTLAEDDSLGYCVHCYNAVFVNNRWIFLDARGNTNGRRALFSPEKPVLAFQPRREYDEYFWKGIYASPQMGVMLMLDSSRTRQDVMDNLQDFLEGEPDIVDW; this is encoded by the coding sequence ATGTCCAATTTGACCATTTTTCTGGAAGAGCACCCGTACGTCGATTATTCATCCCCCCTTATTATAGCAAAGGCCGGGGAACTTTTCTCGGGAACAGACGACTCTCTTGAAAAAGCAAGAATCGCATACGAGTTCGTCCGCGATGACATTCCGCACAGTTTTGATATCGGATCAGACGTCATAACATCGAAAGCCTCCGACGTACTTGCCAGAAAAACGGGGATATGCCATTCGAAGGCAAATCTTCTCGCTGCTTTGCTGCGAAGAGTCGGCATTCCCGCAGGGTTTTGCTACCAGCATCTTACCCTTGCGGAAGATGATTCGCTGGGGTATTGCGTTCACTGCTACAATGCGGTTTTTGTGAATAACCGCTGGATCTTTCTGGATGCACGCGGGAACACGAACGGCAGGCGTGCATTATTTTCTCCGGAAAAACCGGTCCTTGCGTTTCAACCCCGGCGTGAGTACGACGAGTATTTCTGGAAAGGAATATACGCCTCGCCGCAGATGGGTGTCATGTTGATGCTGGATTCTTCCAGAACAAGGCAGGATGTTATGGATAACCTGCAGGATTTTCTCGAAGGAGAACCCGATATTGTTGACTGGTAA